The genomic DNA TGCTAATTTAAGTCTGTTTAGTATTGGGTCAGCATAGCCTGTTGATTCTGCAAAACCTCTGCCAAGTGAATTTCCTTCATTGTCCTTTAAGTATACAGCACCTTCAGAATAATGCAATCCATTTCCAAAAAATCCTGATTGGCCTCCACTTACAATTGGAATCATAACAAAATTTCGAATTTCTTCGGGGATATCCTCACCAAAGTTAAATTCCCATTTTTGAGGGTACCATGTGTTTGTTGGAGGATATAAATCTGGATCTTGTGATTTCACACTTCTAATCCATTCAGTTATTTTTATTTGCCCTTTAATCTTTTTAGAGTTGTTATTTTCATCTATATATTTTCCTGAAACTTCAGCTTCCATTATTTTTGGAGGATTAGGTCCTGTTTGATTAAGAAATTGTAGCATATCATGTGAATGTACAGATGCCATTGTCAACTCCCTATTACCTTTAAATTGAGCCATAAACCAGTCCCATCCACCTGCAGCCTTTTCATTCATATTATTAGCAGCTCTCAAAACTTTTACTCGAGGATTACCTGCAGGAATCATTCCATTACACCATTGATGGTCGTACCAGAATTTACCACTTTTCAACGCAATTTCTTCTTCATTGATTCTTAGCGTACTTTTATCTGGATCAACTCTAAGATTTGGTACGGAATAGTATAATGTTCCAACTCCACCACAGCATGGATCGCATCCATCTTTGCCCTGAAGTAAATATTCCTTAGTTTGTGTGAGTGTGATATCCACCTCAATTTCTGATGGTGAATCTGGATCTAAATCCACACCCCACCCTTTAATTTGCATAGGAAAAGTACGGTCTTCACTTAAAGATCTTATTTTATTCT from Methanobacterium spitsbergense includes the following:
- a CDS encoding carotenoid 1,2-hydratase, whose amino-acid sequence is MGDQGLLDKLDEETKDNIAKALWMLEFNNEEISDELFKGFESEKNSNENFGVRMQYLLREKINNPDSFTPNYKNVYETLIKHSSSLSPHQAYAMTFFLGMDSSKGYKAIPGKADFKLPQDDAPQWDYQLGWHFIVGSCMGDNGKEYGVQFMFWQYALLPPEIAKHFGLSDIENQIIELHLAVSEAGGEHYRSKPILIAGTTGLVDFKNNPFDYTFGKNKIRSLSEDRTFPMQIKGWGVDLDPDSPSEIEVDITLTQTKEYLLQGKDGCDPCCGGVGTLYYSVPNLRVDPDKSTLRINEEEIALKSGKFWYDHQWCNGMIPAGNPRVKVLRAANNMNEKAAGGWDWFMAQFKGNRELTMASVHSHDMLQFLNQTGPNPPKIMEAEVSGKYIDENNNSKKIKGQIKITEWIRSVKSQDPDLYPPTNTWYPQKWEFNFGEDIPEEIRNFVMIPIVSGGQSGFFGNGLHYSEGAVYLKDNEGNSLGRGFAESTGYADPILNRLKLAGLPATEEMRDKLEIPQPSTFLKLISTLYILWPSNKSKLKKLLTNCVDAL